A DNA window from Gillisia sp. Hel1_33_143 contains the following coding sequences:
- a CDS encoding SusC/RagA family TonB-linked outer membrane protein codes for MKTKFSKILTLLLAFVVQVTFAQQQPITGTVVDESGVPIPGVNIIVKGTTNGVQSDFDGNYSIQASRGDVLVFSFIGLKKAEYPVGDSATVDVTLEADSAQLDEVVVTALGIKREKKSLGYATQEVSGDEVSDNPSQNFVNSLSGKVAGLNVKSSGTMGGSTNVVIRGSSSLTGDNQALFVIDGTPVSNINTNDATQRGGGGGYDYGNAASDINPNDIASINVLKGAAATALYGARAANGVVIIETKKGKKGKGIGVSVQSSLTVSNADMETLPEYQKQYGAGYGPYYDSEDGYFNLYDVDGDGILDESTPFTEDASFGAAFDPNRNIYQWNSIYPQLDTYQQATPWVAGANDPNSIWQTGFTAISSVALDGGTDKSSFRISGTHLNQEGNLPNSNIKRNTLKFSGSHDFTDKFSAQTNITFTKTNGKGRYGTGYSSLNIMQQFRQWFQTNVDWQEQRRAYEATGENITWNPNSPSDLSPIYSDNPYWTFYENYQTDTRTRYFGNVNLSYEFNDVFSLLGRFSFDTYDELQEERINVGSADIAKYERYNNRAAEYNYDLILNINKDITEDLNLDGNIGFNLRRNDRNSIRASTNGGLNAPGFYALSNSASPMNPPLEYENTRMLDGIYARGGVGYLNTYYLEGTIRRDRSSTLPIEDNNNVFYYPSVSTSIILSNIIDGEWLNFAKLRANYAEVGNDTDPYNVFNTYTVYAPFDGAGVASNNGSLKNPALKPERTNSYEFGLEADFFNRRVGFDVSYYNNQTEDQITPVPVSTATGFTSKLLNAGTIENKGFEVSLNLNPIRTENFNWNMTINWAKNESTVLELTDGIDNLQLASPQGGISINAVPGQPYGTIRGSDFVYDNDGNKLINANGYYVKTPNSNYIIGDFQPDWTGGIQNTLAYKNLSLGFLIDIQKGGDIFSLDSWYGRATGIYASSVGDNNLGNPVRDAVVRNEDGTYAANSGGVLLDGVQGQVTFNPDGSYQVTNTSPNTVRADASTYANPYGYARAPSAEHVYDAGFVKLREANVTYTFGDKILDSTPFTSGSIALIGRNLWIIDKNIPYSDPEAGLSSGNVQGYQSGAYPTMREIGASVKLNF; via the coding sequence AGATGTAACTCTAGAAGCAGATTCTGCTCAACTAGATGAGGTAGTTGTTACCGCCTTGGGTATTAAAAGAGAGAAAAAGTCTCTTGGTTATGCCACACAAGAAGTTAGTGGTGATGAAGTTTCAGACAATCCAAGTCAAAACTTTGTAAACTCTCTTTCTGGTAAAGTTGCAGGTCTAAACGTTAAAAGCTCTGGAACAATGGGTGGTTCTACCAACGTTGTAATTCGTGGTAGTTCTTCTTTAACTGGAGACAACCAAGCTCTTTTCGTTATTGACGGTACTCCTGTTAGTAACATAAACACCAACGACGCTACACAACGTGGTGGTGGAGGTGGTTACGATTATGGTAACGCTGCTTCAGATATCAACCCGAATGACATTGCATCTATTAACGTATTAAAAGGTGCTGCGGCAACTGCATTATACGGAGCAAGAGCAGCTAACGGTGTTGTAATTATTGAGACTAAAAAAGGTAAAAAAGGAAAAGGAATTGGAGTATCTGTACAATCTTCACTTACTGTGAGCAATGCAGATATGGAAACACTTCCTGAATATCAAAAACAATATGGTGCTGGATACGGACCATATTATGATTCTGAAGATGGATATTTCAACCTATACGATGTAGATGGTGATGGTATCTTAGATGAGTCTACTCCATTTACTGAAGATGCTTCTTTTGGTGCAGCTTTTGACCCAAACAGAAACATCTACCAGTGGAATTCTATTTATCCACAATTGGATACCTACCAGCAAGCAACTCCTTGGGTTGCAGGAGCTAATGATCCAAACTCGATCTGGCAAACTGGTTTTACTGCAATAAGCTCTGTAGCTTTAGATGGTGGAACAGACAAGAGTTCTTTTAGAATTAGTGGAACTCACTTAAATCAAGAAGGTAACTTACCTAACTCTAACATTAAGAGAAATACATTGAAATTTAGTGGATCTCACGATTTCACAGATAAATTTAGCGCTCAAACCAACATTACTTTTACTAAAACAAATGGTAAAGGTCGTTATGGTACTGGATACAGTTCTTTAAACATCATGCAACAATTTAGACAATGGTTTCAAACCAACGTAGACTGGCAAGAACAAAGAAGAGCTTATGAAGCTACTGGAGAGAACATTACATGGAACCCAAACAGTCCAAGTGACCTATCCCCAATATATTCAGACAACCCTTACTGGACATTCTACGAAAACTATCAAACTGATACTCGTACAAGATATTTTGGAAACGTAAACCTTTCTTATGAATTCAACGATGTATTTAGCTTATTAGGTAGATTCTCTTTTGATACTTATGATGAACTTCAAGAAGAAAGAATTAACGTAGGAAGTGCAGATATCGCTAAATACGAGCGTTACAACAACAGAGCTGCAGAATATAACTATGATCTTATCCTTAACATTAACAAGGACATTACAGAAGATCTTAACTTAGATGGTAACATTGGTTTCAACTTAAGAAGAAATGATAGAAATTCTATTAGAGCATCCACAAATGGTGGTCTTAACGCTCCAGGTTTCTACGCTTTAAGCAACAGTGCAAGCCCAATGAATCCTCCATTAGAGTACGAAAACACAAGAATGTTAGATGGTATCTATGCAAGAGGTGGAGTAGGATATTTAAATACTTACTACCTAGAAGGAACTATCCGTAGAGACCGTTCTTCTACGCTTCCTATAGAGGACAATAATAACGTATTCTATTACCCTTCTGTTTCTACAAGTATTATCCTTTCTAACATTATTGATGGAGAGTGGTTAAACTTTGCGAAATTAAGAGCTAACTACGCTGAAGTTGGTAATGACACAGATCCTTACAATGTATTTAATACTTACACTGTATATGCTCCTTTTGATGGTGCAGGTGTAGCGAGTAACAACGGAAGTTTAAAGAATCCAGCTTTAAAACCTGAGCGTACTAATTCTTACGAATTTGGTTTAGAGGCAGATTTCTTCAACAGAAGAGTTGGATTTGATGTATCTTACTACAACAACCAAACTGAAGATCAAATTACTCCGGTACCAGTTTCTACTGCAACAGGATTTACTTCTAAATTGTTGAACGCAGGTACTATTGAGAACAAAGGTTTTGAAGTTTCTTTAAACCTTAACCCAATTAGAACAGAGAACTTTAACTGGAATATGACTATCAACTGGGCTAAAAACGAAAGTACTGTACTTGAGTTAACAGATGGTATTGATAACCTTCAATTAGCTTCTCCTCAAGGTGGAATTTCTATTAACGCTGTTCCTGGACAACCTTACGGTACTATTAGAGGTTCTGACTTTGTTTATGACAATGACGGAAATAAATTAATTAACGCTAATGGTTACTACGTAAAAACTCCAAATTCAAACTACATTATCGGAGATTTCCAACCAGATTGGACTGGAGGTATTCAAAACACTTTAGCATACAAGAACCTATCTTTAGGATTCCTAATCGATATCCAAAAAGGTGGAGATATTTTCTCTCTTGATTCTTGGTATGGTAGAGCAACTGGTATCTATGCAAGTAGTGTAGGTGACAATAACTTAGGTAATCCTGTAAGAGATGCTGTAGTTAGAAATGAAGATGGAACATACGCTGCTAATTCTGGTGGAGTTCTTTTAGACGGAGTTCAAGGACAGGTTACATTTAATCCTGATGGATCTTACCAAGTAACTAATACTTCTCCAAACACTGTTAGAGCAGATGCTTCTACATATGCAAACCCTTACGGGTACGCTAGAGCTCCTAGTGCAGAGCATGTGTATGACGCTGGATTCGTAAAATTAAGAGAAGCGAACGTAACCTATACTTTTGGAGATAAGATCTTAGATTCAACTCCATTTACTAGCGGTTCTATCGCATTAATTGGACGTAACCTTTGGATCATAGACAAGAACATTCCTTACTCTGATCCTGAAGCTGGTTTAAGTTCTGGAAACGTACAAGGATATCAGTCTGGTGCTTATCCAACAATGAGAGAGATTGGTGCAAGTGTTAAACTTAACTTTTAA